A window of the Mucilaginibacter sp. cycad4 genome harbors these coding sequences:
- a CDS encoding polysaccharide biosynthesis tyrosine autokinase yields MNNSNAASSANREEKGDQINFLGFIGKLLNDWWIILICVVFCIAVAVLYLRYKTPMYHINASIMVEDDKKGGGMDPSQFLGEDLGSLLGAKSSVDNEAEILKTRYLMEQTVVDMKLYITYFLKGKVTDVQLYSAPFVVEQINSNDTLKTTAFDLTILNKNEYSLNYKTAVTGEYVSKKLKFDEVFDVPGIGQLDIRRNGRQFIDNGEYTFIIASINQTVTAFQAAINVAVPNKQVSTIDLSLNYPIPRKGEDILNRLIEKYIQQNIDDKNRIADSTITFIDHELVFIGKQLGNVEEDIQSFKQGNNIVDIEAQSKVLIANAGDYLNKAADIDTKISVVNSLIDYLKDKTKNKRVVPGSIFPEDPVFAVVVQKYNELLQERERQLLTVTENNPFIKNLDDRVESLRNDMLTNLNSTKSSLIISKNDLKKNNGQINGQMQKAPATERKYLDLSRQQQIKQQLYIFLLQKREETAISKTSTISNARVIDPPKSDYLPYMPQKPITLAIALLFGLLIPVLRVYVKDLLNNKVLTREDISKITDVPVVGEISHNESEQNIVVSDNSRSPIAEQFRAMRTNLQFYLQNKDEKVMLLTSSMSGEGKSFTGINLALMLAISGKKVLLMELDLRKPGISSKLGIENPLGFSNYVISSTMNASEIVYESWINKNLFLISSGPLPPNPAETLIGERVPELMMELRKQFDYIIMDAPPIGLVTDAQLLNQYSDMTLYLVRQKFTYKTQLNIVEDLYVNGKMKKMGIIVNDIETSTTKYGYGYGYGYGYGYGYGEYGDGKTQSKSWFKSLFKK; encoded by the coding sequence ATGAATAATTCGAATGCCGCTTCTTCCGCAAACAGGGAAGAAAAAGGGGATCAAATAAACTTTTTAGGTTTTATAGGTAAGCTTCTGAACGATTGGTGGATTATATTGATTTGCGTTGTATTTTGTATTGCCGTTGCCGTTTTATATTTAAGATATAAAACCCCGATGTACCATATTAACGCGAGTATTATGGTTGAGGATGATAAAAAAGGCGGAGGGATGGATCCTTCACAGTTTTTAGGAGAAGACCTCGGAAGCCTTTTAGGTGCTAAAAGCAGTGTTGATAACGAAGCAGAGATATTAAAAACCCGCTACCTTATGGAGCAAACGGTAGTTGATATGAAACTTTACATCACCTACTTTTTAAAAGGAAAAGTTACCGATGTACAGCTTTACAGCGCGCCATTTGTTGTTGAACAGATAAATTCAAATGATACGTTAAAAACAACGGCTTTTGATTTAACCATCCTTAACAAAAACGAATATTCGTTAAATTACAAAACGGCGGTTACGGGCGAGTACGTAAGTAAAAAATTAAAGTTTGATGAAGTATTTGATGTTCCGGGTATAGGGCAGCTTGATATCAGGAGAAATGGCCGTCAGTTTATAGATAACGGCGAGTATACCTTTATCATCGCTTCAATCAATCAAACAGTCACAGCTTTTCAGGCAGCAATTAACGTTGCAGTTCCAAATAAGCAGGTAAGTACAATTGATCTTTCCTTAAATTACCCGATCCCGAGAAAAGGGGAGGATATTTTAAACAGGCTGATTGAGAAATATATTCAGCAAAATATCGACGATAAAAACAGGATTGCTGATAGCACCATAACCTTTATTGATCATGAGCTGGTATTCATAGGTAAGCAATTAGGTAATGTTGAAGAAGATATTCAGTCATTTAAACAGGGCAACAATATTGTTGATATTGAGGCACAATCAAAAGTGCTTATTGCCAATGCCGGCGACTACCTGAACAAAGCTGCAGACATTGATACCAAAATAAGCGTAGTAAATTCACTGATTGATTACCTGAAGGATAAAACTAAAAATAAGCGTGTAGTTCCAGGTTCTATATTTCCGGAAGATCCGGTTTTTGCGGTAGTTGTTCAAAAATATAATGAGCTTTTACAGGAGCGCGAACGACAGTTGCTAACTGTAACCGAAAATAACCCTTTTATAAAAAATCTGGATGACCGTGTTGAGTCTTTGAGGAATGATATGCTTACAAACTTAAACAGCACTAAAAGCAGTTTAATTATAAGCAAAAATGATTTAAAGAAAAATAACGGACAGATAAACGGTCAGATGCAAAAGGCGCCTGCTACGGAGCGTAAGTATCTTGATCTGTCAAGACAACAGCAAATTAAACAGCAGTTGTATATATTCCTGCTTCAAAAACGTGAGGAAACTGCTATATCAAAAACATCAACCATATCCAACGCAAGGGTTATTGATCCTCCCAAGTCAGATTATCTGCCGTATATGCCTCAAAAGCCAATCACGCTGGCAATTGCGCTTTTATTTGGTTTGTTAATACCCGTTTTAAGAGTGTATGTTAAAGATCTGTTAAACAACAAGGTATTAACCCGCGAGGATATAAGCAAAATAACTGATGTACCGGTTGTAGGCGAGATTAGCCACAACGAATCTGAACAAAACATTGTGGTAAGTGATAACAGCCGGTCGCCTATTGCCGAACAGTTTAGGGCAATGCGTACCAATTTGCAGTTCTATCTTCAAAATAAGGACGAGAAGGTGATGCTGTTAACCTCAAGTATGTCTGGCGAGGGTAAATCATTTACAGGTATCAATTTGGCATTAATGCTGGCCATTTCAGGTAAAAAGGTTTTATTGATGGAGCTTGACTTAAGAAAGCCGGGTATATCTTCAAAACTTGGTATCGAAAACCCGCTGGGCTTTAGTAACTATGTTATTTCATCCACAATGAATGCATCTGAAATAGTTTACGAAAGCTGGATAAATAAAAACCTGTTCCTGATAAGTTCCGGTCCGCTCCCTCCAAACCCAGCCGAAACCTTAATCGGCGAAAGGGTGCCCGAGTTAATGATGGAATTAAGGAAGCAGTTTGATTATATAATTATGGATGCGCCGCCAATTGGTTTGGTTACCGATGCGCAGTTGCTAAACCAATACTCAGATATGACGCTGTACCTGGTAAGGCAAAAATTCACTTACAAAACCCAGTTAAACATTGTGGAAGATTTGTATGTGAACGGCAAAATGAAGAAGATGGGCATCATTGTAAATGATATTGAAACTTCTACAACCAAATATGGTTACGGCTATGGTTACGGTTACGGCTATGGTTATGGGTATGGAGAGTATGGAGATGGCAAAACCCAAAGTAAATCATGGTTTAAGTCCCTTTTTAAAAAATAG
- the wzy gene encoding O-antigen polysaccharide polymerase Wzy, whose amino-acid sequence MDLLFLMFYYLLLYYPYQTYVLGAHSITENTWIAKSYVEYSNKAIIASTIGLVTFMMGFSRKIKIKKISVYKKDYSQYQYKVLYMKILLVTVAFVGLFYAKGGMVMLSGSYLGSRTKDPMIDGLYTLLSVFVSVLAGFTIVYYKKYKSINFYMAPALLVFLFYSYLTLVGGDRNTFFIVAIAAAGAYYSYIKSISKKMLVIYLFLALALYQVIEISRTAEDRSFGAIVAVIAGTSQSSAPTQVGDNVDQGSFSITNLVTRAAFYFVPGKDEHTYGKFLVIGFAGFIPYARGAIVDPRDPDQSSSFYMTRVNGSGFGLGSSIIMDSYIEFGLVGILFFPYILGWLGQYMQAKAQSGLSIKWGVVYLLALGTYAEISRYTFDFIIKNIGWALLIFILFEFLVKARGKAPVAEETEFIK is encoded by the coding sequence ATGGACCTGCTGTTTCTTATGTTTTACTATTTATTGTTGTACTATCCATATCAAACCTACGTATTAGGCGCGCATAGTATCACAGAAAATACATGGATAGCCAAAAGCTATGTAGAATATTCAAACAAGGCCATAATTGCATCCACAATTGGCCTGGTAACCTTTATGATGGGCTTTAGCCGCAAGATCAAAATAAAAAAGATATCTGTTTATAAAAAAGACTACAGTCAGTACCAATACAAAGTACTATACATGAAAATATTGCTGGTTACAGTGGCATTTGTTGGTCTTTTTTATGCAAAAGGCGGGATGGTAATGTTATCCGGATCATACTTAGGCTCCAGAACAAAGGATCCTATGATTGATGGTTTATATACGCTGCTATCGGTATTTGTATCGGTACTTGCCGGTTTTACTATAGTTTACTACAAAAAATATAAGTCGATAAATTTTTACATGGCACCGGCCTTACTGGTGTTTTTATTTTACAGTTATTTAACCCTTGTGGGTGGTGATAGAAATACCTTTTTTATTGTGGCAATTGCCGCGGCAGGAGCTTATTACTCATATATAAAATCCATCAGTAAAAAGATGCTGGTTATTTACCTGTTTTTGGCGCTGGCCCTATACCAGGTAATTGAGATTAGCCGCACTGCCGAAGACAGAAGTTTTGGTGCTATAGTAGCGGTTATAGCGGGTACTTCCCAAAGTTCGGCACCAACGCAGGTGGGTGATAACGTGGATCAGGGTTCTTTTTCAATTACTAACCTGGTTACCAGGGCCGCGTTTTACTTTGTGCCTGGCAAGGATGAACATACTTATGGTAAATTCCTGGTAATAGGTTTTGCCGGTTTTATCCCGTACGCAAGGGGCGCCATTGTTGACCCCCGGGACCCCGATCAAAGTAGTTCTTTTTACATGACCAGGGTTAACGGGTCCGGTTTCGGGCTTGGCTCATCCATAATAATGGATTCCTATATCGAGTTTGGTCTCGTCGGTATCCTGTTTTTTCCTTACATCCTTGGATGGTTGGGCCAATATATGCAGGCCAAGGCGCAAAGCGGGTTGTCTATAAAGTGGGGTGTGGTATATTTATTAGCCTTAGGAACCTATGCCGAAATATCAAGGTATACATTCGACTTTATCATTAAAAACATAGGTTGGGCTTTGCTGATCTTCATTTTGTTTGAATTTTTGGTAAAGGCGCGGGGCAAAGCGCCGGTTGCGGAAGAAACTGAATTTATTAAGTAG
- a CDS encoding polysaccharide biosynthesis/export family protein, producing MKSLFMRNKYLLNSYIGIFAILMSLIISSCSTPKNVKYFEDLSDSTKYSAVSRATFSDPLIQSDDILSIVIETIDRQTSETINQSVTTPSAPPINTLFPAVGNGYLVDRDGNVELPILGLVKVAGLTTYKARDLIRTKVSEFYKNPSVQVRYVNFKITVIGEVAKPATYIMPNEKVTILDALGMAGDLTIFGKRENILITRSTDDGKQQLVRLNLNSTELFNSPYYYLKQNDVVYVEPNKAKVASTDASRNRVITVTAAALSLMVVIISRLL from the coding sequence ATGAAATCACTATTTATGAGGAATAAATATTTGCTTAATTCTTACATCGGAATATTCGCAATCTTAATGTCTTTAATCATATCATCATGCTCAACACCTAAAAATGTAAAGTATTTCGAAGACCTCTCAGATTCCACTAAATATTCAGCAGTTTCAAGAGCAACTTTCTCAGATCCCTTGATCCAATCAGACGATATTTTATCAATTGTAATTGAAACAATTGACCGTCAAACCTCAGAAACCATAAATCAATCCGTAACAACTCCCAGTGCACCACCTATTAATACTTTATTCCCGGCGGTGGGTAACGGTTACCTGGTAGATAGGGATGGTAATGTTGAATTACCTATACTGGGCCTTGTAAAGGTTGCAGGCTTGACAACTTATAAGGCAAGAGACCTGATCAGAACAAAGGTTAGCGAGTTTTATAAAAATCCATCTGTGCAGGTTAGATATGTGAATTTTAAGATCACCGTTATTGGTGAGGTAGCTAAACCGGCTACTTATATAATGCCAAATGAAAAAGTTACCATCCTCGATGCATTAGGCATGGCAGGAGACTTAACCATTTTTGGTAAAAGAGAAAATATCCTTATAACCAGATCAACTGATGATGGAAAACAACAGTTGGTAAGGCTTAATCTTAATTCAACCGAGTTATTCAATTCTCCTTATTACTATTTAAAACAAAACGATGTAGTATATGTGGAGCCTAACAAGGCAAAAGTTGCCTCTACAGATGCATCAAGGAACCGCGTTATAACTGTAACCGCCGCCGCTTTGTCACTAATGGTTGTTATCATCTCAAGATTATTATAA
- a CDS encoding NAD-dependent epimerase yields MALKILVTGAAGFVGFHLIESLLKRNDVVVGIDSINDYYDPKLKFDRLLESGIGAEADNWNQEVVSTKNANYKFVRMQLEDKDHLMALCEKERFDVIVNLAAQAGVRYSIENPGAYMQSNLVGYLNVIEACRHFKVGHFVYASSSSVYGLNETMPFSVEHNVDHPVSLYAASKKANELIAHTYSHLYKIPTSGLRFFTVYGPWGRPDMAYFMFTDSILKGKPIKVFNHGKMKRDFTYIDDIVNGIINVMDQPAAPDSTWSGKNPNPARSTAPYRIFNIGNNNPVELMSFIETIQDAIGVKAVIEFQEMQAGDVTATWANVDDLINSFDYKPDTPVSEGIGKFVTWFKQYYKN; encoded by the coding sequence ATGGCTTTGAAAATTTTAGTTACAGGCGCTGCGGGTTTTGTTGGTTTTCATTTAATTGAAAGCCTGCTAAAAAGAAATGATGTTGTGGTAGGTATTGATAGCATCAATGATTACTATGACCCTAAATTGAAATTTGACCGCTTATTAGAAAGCGGTATAGGCGCTGAAGCCGATAACTGGAACCAGGAAGTTGTAAGCACAAAAAATGCAAACTACAAGTTTGTGCGTATGCAGCTGGAAGACAAGGACCATTTAATGGCCCTTTGCGAGAAAGAGCGGTTTGATGTTATAGTAAACCTGGCAGCACAGGCTGGTGTAAGATATTCTATCGAAAACCCTGGTGCTTACATGCAATCAAACCTGGTAGGCTATCTTAATGTAATAGAAGCCTGCAGGCATTTTAAAGTTGGCCATTTTGTTTACGCCAGTTCATCAAGCGTTTACGGTTTAAATGAAACTATGCCGTTTTCGGTTGAGCATAATGTTGATCACCCGGTATCGCTTTACGCGGCAAGCAAAAAAGCAAACGAACTGATAGCGCATACATACAGTCATTTATATAAAATACCAACATCGGGTTTAAGGTTCTTTACAGTTTACGGACCATGGGGCAGGCCCGATATGGCATATTTTATGTTTACCGACTCGATACTGAAAGGAAAACCTATTAAGGTTTTCAACCATGGTAAAATGAAACGCGATTTCACTTACATTGATGATATCGTTAACGGTATTATCAACGTAATGGATCAGCCGGCTGCTCCGGATAGTACATGGAGTGGTAAAAATCCAAACCCGGCACGTTCAACAGCGCCTTACCGCATATTTAACATAGGCAATAACAATCCGGTTGAGCTGATGAGTTTCATTGAAACCATTCAGGATGCCATTGGTGTAAAAGCGGTAATTGAATTTCAGGAAATGCAGGCTGGCGATGTTACAGCTACCTGGGCTAATGTTGATGACCTGATCAATTCATTTGATTATAAGCCCGATACCCCGGTATCAGAAGGCATAGGTAAGTTTGTTACCTGGTTTAAACAATATTACAAAAATTAA
- a CDS encoding flippase, translating into MSSFTSDLLAVLKSRGTVIVTGLLTSVITARYLGPEGNGVVATLIVYPNLFMIVGSLGIRQSAAYYMGQKKYDESDILASVINVWLFTSIIGVAICYILLKYFTNTKFSNTLLFLTLLPVPFALLTTYVSGLFLGKNAIKDFNTVNWVPNVVKLIAYVLVIMILPWDVYGALIGIALGYILLTFFVWAKLKKMIKFRWTPNWEITKKMLSLGSVYALSLMIINLNYRVDVALLEHFAGEYQVGIYTKGVSIVEYLWEIPTVLSTIIFARSATSNDPKAFSYKVCQLLRICFIVISLCSVAFYFLSTFIMVTMYSETFRPSSMVQKILLPGILLLTVFKILNMDLAGRGKPWLSTIAMIPALVINAVLNCLWDSKYGGNGAAWASTISYSISAIVFLVMYSNHVKISIKEIFAYSKSDFDFIGGLVQRFKKKPNKTAA; encoded by the coding sequence ATGAGTTCGTTCACAAGTGATTTACTTGCGGTTTTAAAAAGCAGAGGGACTGTTATTGTGACAGGCCTTTTAACAAGCGTTATTACTGCCCGTTATTTGGGCCCCGAGGGTAATGGTGTTGTTGCTACGCTTATAGTATATCCAAATTTATTTATGATCGTTGGCTCGCTTGGTATCAGGCAATCTGCTGCCTATTATATGGGGCAAAAGAAGTATGATGAAAGCGATATACTGGCCTCGGTTATTAATGTTTGGTTATTTACCAGTATAATAGGGGTTGCCATATGCTATATATTGTTAAAGTATTTTACCAATACCAAATTTAGTAACACCCTCCTTTTCCTTACCCTTTTACCTGTGCCGTTCGCTTTATTAACAACCTATGTTTCGGGCTTGTTTTTGGGTAAAAACGCTATTAAAGATTTTAATACGGTAAATTGGGTGCCAAACGTAGTAAAGCTTATTGCCTATGTACTGGTGATAATGATACTGCCCTGGGACGTTTACGGCGCTTTAATAGGTATTGCCCTTGGGTATATTTTACTCACATTTTTTGTGTGGGCCAAGCTTAAAAAGATGATTAAGTTCAGATGGACACCAAATTGGGAGATCACCAAAAAGATGCTCAGCTTAGGTTCCGTTTATGCTTTATCATTAATGATCATCAACCTAAATTACCGTGTTGATGTTGCTTTGCTTGAACATTTTGCCGGCGAATACCAGGTAGGGATATATACCAAGGGGGTATCAATTGTAGAGTACCTGTGGGAAATCCCTACTGTACTCAGTACCATTATTTTTGCACGTAGTGCCACCTCCAATGATCCAAAGGCGTTTTCATATAAGGTTTGCCAGCTGTTACGTATTTGTTTCATAGTAATATCGCTATGTTCGGTTGCGTTCTATTTCCTGTCAACCTTTATCATGGTTACCATGTATTCTGAAACTTTCAGACCAAGTTCAATGGTTCAAAAAATATTATTACCGGGTATCTTACTGTTAACTGTGTTCAAAATATTAAACATGGATCTGGCCGGCCGTGGTAAGCCTTGGTTATCAACTATAGCTATGATCCCTGCCTTGGTTATCAATGCAGTCTTAAACTGCTTGTGGGATTCCAAATATGGCGGTAACGGAGCTGCATGGGCGTCAACCATCAGCTATTCAATAAGCGCTATTGTATTTTTAGTAATGTATTCAAACCACGTAAAAATTAGTATAAAGGAAATATTTGCCTACTCAAAAAGCGACTTTGATTTTATAGGTGGTTTAGTGCAAAGATTTAAGAAAAAGCCAAACAAAACTGCCGCATGA
- the murB gene encoding UDP-N-acetylmuramate dehydrogenase, whose protein sequence is MRVFENFDLTGFNSYRIKATCRKAYFPESTEDIIELFKDKDPNRILIGAGYNILLSKDHYDADFVLFSGNYEHMELVGNDSIICEAGCDMKKLSEFALQHNLAGLEIFYDIPSSLGGAVVMNAGASGEDIKGLLVKVWYYNPNTNTVEEISKEDIGFEYRNSFFQKNPGMIICKALLKLTPGDPEAIKQKMDTLRDARWSKQPRDYPNAGSVFKRPPGYYVGAIMDELKLKGFAHGGARVSEKHGGFIINFDNAKGGDIIEIIAEVKRRVMEKYNLDLEVEQRII, encoded by the coding sequence ATGAGAGTATTTGAAAATTTTGACTTAACAGGCTTTAATTCGTACAGGATAAAGGCTACCTGTCGTAAAGCATATTTTCCAGAGAGTACCGAAGATATAATTGAACTATTTAAGGATAAAGATCCAAACAGGATATTAATAGGTGCCGGTTATAACATCCTGCTATCAAAAGATCATTACGACGCTGATTTTGTACTTTTCTCTGGCAACTATGAGCATATGGAACTGGTTGGTAACGACAGTATAATATGTGAAGCCGGTTGTGACATGAAAAAGCTAAGCGAGTTTGCACTACAGCATAACCTGGCTGGTTTAGAGATATTTTATGATATTCCAAGTTCATTAGGTGGCGCGGTTGTAATGAACGCGGGCGCATCTGGCGAAGATATTAAAGGCCTGCTGGTAAAGGTTTGGTATTATAATCCTAATACCAATACAGTTGAAGAAATTAGCAAGGAAGATATAGGCTTTGAATATCGTAACAGTTTCTTTCAAAAGAATCCGGGTATGATAATTTGCAAGGCCCTGTTGAAACTTACCCCCGGCGATCCGGAAGCCATTAAGCAAAAGATGGATACATTGAGGGATGCCCGCTGGAGCAAACAACCCCGCGATTACCCTAACGCCGGCAGTGTATTTAAAAGACCGCCGGGATATTACGTTGGTGCTATAATGGATGAATTAAAGCTCAAGGGATTTGCACATGGCGGCGCCCGTGTTTCAGAAAAACACGGCGGTTTCATTATCAATTTTGATAATGCAAAGGGCGGAGATATAATAGAGATCATAGCCGAAGTAAAAAGGCGCGTGATGGAGAAATATAATTTAGATCTGGAAGTTGAGCAAAGGATAATTTAA
- a CDS encoding UDP-N-acetylglucosamine 1-carboxyvinyltransferase — translation MDNSTFKVNKARLEGSVKVSGAKNSSLRLLAASLLTDENIELFNFPNGLLDVQVHLEMLKVLGKEYSAAGDYVKITEVNENLSTVLKWEERSIRNTLLILGALTTRFGEGKVPLPGGCKLGERKYDLHVEMLEALGATVWEEGDYLCAKATKGRLVGNDVFLSMRSTGATENSIISGSLASGTTTVWNPHIRPEIMDLIDMLNKMGAKIKVYGQKCIVIEGVEKLGSVKHSVIPDNMEALTWAIGSVITNGDVEILNFPLEHLEVPLIFLKESGMKIYQGKDSVIVHGGVPYPVEISTGPYPGINSDMQPLFAVYGAMSQGESKVVDLRFPGRYGYAEELAKMGMKYTVQGDLLVIDGGTKFTGTTVKALDLRAGIALLLAGLTADGETIIESAWQIQRGYENIDQKLKGLGV, via the coding sequence ATGGACAACAGCACATTTAAAGTAAACAAAGCACGTCTTGAGGGAAGTGTTAAAGTAAGCGGAGCCAAAAACAGTTCGTTAAGGCTTTTAGCAGCATCATTATTAACTGATGAAAATATTGAGCTATTTAACTTTCCTAACGGCTTGTTAGATGTTCAGGTGCACCTGGAAATGCTTAAGGTATTAGGCAAAGAGTATAGCGCAGCAGGTGATTATGTTAAAATTACCGAAGTTAACGAAAACCTATCTACAGTGCTAAAATGGGAGGAGCGTTCTATAAGAAACACCCTGTTGATATTAGGCGCCCTTACCACCCGTTTTGGTGAAGGTAAAGTGCCATTGCCAGGCGGATGTAAGTTAGGCGAAAGGAAATACGATCTTCACGTTGAAATGCTGGAAGCCCTTGGCGCTACAGTATGGGAAGAAGGTGATTACCTGTGTGCTAAAGCAACCAAGGGGCGTTTGGTAGGTAATGACGTGTTTTTATCAATGCGTTCAACAGGTGCCACCGAAAACAGCATCATATCTGGTTCATTAGCCTCTGGCACAACTACGGTATGGAATCCGCATATCCGTCCCGAGATCATGGATTTAATTGATATGCTCAATAAAATGGGCGCTAAAATTAAGGTGTATGGTCAAAAATGCATCGTTATTGAAGGCGTTGAAAAATTAGGCAGTGTTAAGCATTCTGTTATTCCTGATAACATGGAAGCGCTTACATGGGCCATAGGTTCGGTTATTACTAATGGCGATGTGGAGATATTGAATTTCCCGCTTGAGCATTTAGAAGTTCCGCTTATTTTCTTAAAAGAAAGCGGTATGAAAATTTACCAGGGAAAGGATTCAGTTATTGTACACGGTGGTGTGCCTTATCCTGTTGAAATTAGTACAGGCCCATATCCCGGTATCAACTCAGATATGCAGCCACTTTTCGCGGTTTACGGTGCCATGAGCCAGGGCGAATCAAAGGTTGTTGACCTTCGTTTCCCGGGCCGTTACGGTTATGCCGAAGAACTTGCCAAAATGGGTATGAAATACACCGTACAGGGCGATTTACTGGTAATTGACGGTGGAACCAAATTTACAGGTACAACTGTTAAAGCCCTTGACCTGCGCGCCGGTATTGCACTTTTATTAGCCGGATTAACAGCTGATGGCGAAACCATAATTGAAAGCGCCTGGCAAATACAAAGAGGTTACGAAAACATTGATCAGAAACTAAAAGGCTTAGGAGTTTAG
- a CDS encoding DUF3467 domain-containing protein, with product MEEQNENQLNIELSEEIAEGIYSNLAIITHSNSEFVLDFIRVMPGVPKARVKSRIILTPEHAKRLLSALEDNIEKYEAINGRIKVQPDHPGFPMNFGGTMGQA from the coding sequence ATGGAAGAACAGAATGAAAATCAGCTCAACATCGAGCTTTCAGAAGAAATTGCAGAAGGAATCTACTCAAACCTGGCTATCATTACCCATTCAAACTCTGAGTTTGTTTTGGATTTTATCCGGGTAATGCCCGGCGTACCCAAAGCCAGGGTAAAATCGCGGATTATATTAACCCCGGAGCATGCCAAACGCCTTCTTTCGGCATTGGAAGATAATATTGAAAAGTATGAAGCTATTAACGGCCGCATCAAAGTACAGCCCGATCATCCAGGCTTCCCAATGAATTTTGGCGGCACAATGGGACAGGCTTAA
- a CDS encoding glycosyltransferase family 2 protein, whose protein sequence is MDTLPKVSIITVFHNRETTAKESVQSLLNQTYKNLDIYIVDDKSTDNTVSIIEEVCNNDPRVKIIQNKPNKGFTKSLIDVISGLDCKYVAIHGSGDISLPTRIEKQVEFLEAHPEAGVVTVGVANRAHDNFSDTVKEITLKDLLGKNRINHGAVLYKLDEHRKAGGYRSFFIQRQDKDLWYRMSLITKLYFIPDRLYAWTKQEVSISTETGKSLIPSLISEFATFLIKERIRDGYDSLDKYGERAGLMFNPATSNHIFLKDFQINLVRGRFGLSLKHINALIAINTSIFTLAYLYVLKGMLKFLMLFHK, encoded by the coding sequence ATGGATACATTGCCTAAGGTTTCAATTATTACTGTTTTCCATAATAGGGAAACTACCGCTAAAGAGTCGGTGCAAAGTTTACTGAATCAAACCTATAAAAATCTTGATATTTATATAGTTGATGATAAGTCGACCGATAATACTGTATCAATAATTGAGGAAGTATGTAATAACGATCCTCGTGTTAAAATTATACAAAACAAACCAAACAAAGGCTTTACAAAATCGCTGATAGATGTTATCAGCGGGCTTGATTGCAAATATGTGGCTATTCACGGTTCGGGAGATATATCGTTACCCACCCGTATTGAAAAGCAGGTGGAGTTTCTGGAAGCCCATCCCGAAGCCGGTGTTGTTACCGTAGGTGTTGCAAATCGCGCGCATGATAATTTTTCAGATACGGTTAAGGAAATCACTTTAAAAGACCTTTTGGGCAAAAACCGTATAAATCACGGCGCTGTCTTATATAAGCTGGATGAGCATCGTAAAGCAGGTGGATACCGCAGCTTTTTTATCCAGCGGCAAGACAAAGATCTGTGGTACAGAATGAGCCTGATTACCAAGCTATACTTTATTCCTGATCGGTTGTATGCCTGGACAAAGCAGGAGGTTTCTATTTCAACCGAAACAGGAAAAAGCCTGATCCCGTCGCTGATCTCGGAATTTGCCACCTTTTTAATAAAAGAGCGTATAAGGGATGGATATGATTCATTGGATAAATATGGCGAAAGAGCCGGTTTAATGTTTAACCCGGCAACCAGTAACCATATCTTTTTAAAGGATTTTCAGATCAACCTTGTCAGGGGAAGATTTGGGTTGTCTTTAAAGCACATCAATGCATTAATAGCAATAAATACCAGCATATTTACATTAGCATATTTATACGTTTTAAAAGGGATGCTAAAGTTTTTAATGCTGTTTCATAAATAA